One genomic segment of Pseudomonas fortuita includes these proteins:
- a CDS encoding OmpA family protein produces MSSHKTLALALCLTAVTGCASHSPDGSKEGGSSWWPFGSDKVAEQEVKAAVTENVAKADAKSDSASRWWWPFGGDDKQAKGPVVPKIDQKATQAWLDEYEPKLREAIKDSKLELERRDNVLAVTLPVDSSYNPDRPNMLLPMTLGPITRVAKTVEGDPKTAVLVLGHADTSGASAANQKLSLERAASVSAIFRLSGLQRDRLTLKGMGSVMPRAANDSPEGRALNRRVEMLLTPQNTMVALLAKYQQATPAPAPASMVAVQDAKAPAAKAVDSKPAAKKPAPKKPVAKAKAPAKTTAKKKAAPAKPVAKKATADKKVAANSPAKTN; encoded by the coding sequence ATGTCTTCACATAAAACCTTAGCACTCGCCCTGTGCCTGACCGCCGTTACCGGCTGCGCCAGTCATTCCCCGGACGGCTCCAAGGAAGGTGGCTCCAGCTGGTGGCCTTTTGGTTCGGACAAGGTCGCCGAGCAGGAAGTGAAGGCAGCCGTCACTGAAAACGTGGCCAAGGCTGATGCCAAGTCCGATAGTGCCAGCCGCTGGTGGTGGCCGTTCGGCGGTGATGACAAGCAAGCCAAAGGGCCGGTTGTGCCGAAGATCGACCAGAAGGCCACCCAGGCCTGGCTGGACGAGTACGAGCCCAAGCTGCGCGAAGCCATCAAGGACAGCAAGCTGGAACTGGAGCGCCGCGACAATGTGCTGGCGGTCACCCTGCCGGTGGACAGCTCGTATAACCCCGATCGCCCGAACATGCTGCTGCCAATGACCCTCGGCCCGATCACCCGCGTGGCCAAGACTGTCGAAGGTGACCCCAAGACTGCCGTGCTGGTACTGGGCCATGCCGACACCAGCGGTGCTAGCGCTGCCAACCAGAAACTCAGCCTGGAGCGCGCCGCCTCGGTGTCGGCCATCTTCCGCCTCAGCGGCTTGCAGCGTGACCGCCTGACCCTCAAGGGCATGGGCTCGGTCATGCCACGTGCCGCCAACGACAGCCCCGAGGGCCGTGCCCTGAACCGCCGCGTGGAAATGCTGCTGACCCCGCAGAACACCATGGTCGCGCTGCTGGCCAAGTACCAGCAGGCCACTCCGGCACCTGCACCTGCCTCGATGGTTGCGGTGCAAGATGCCAAGGCTCCTGCCGCCAAGGCTGTCGACAGCAAGCCAGCAGCAAAGAAGCCCGCGCCGAAGAAACCCGTCGCCAAGGCCAAGGCCCCTGCCAAGACCACGGCCAAGAAGAAAGCCGCGCCGGCCAAGCCAGTCGCCAAGAAAGCTACCGCTGACAAGAAAGTAGCTGCCAACAGCCCTGCGAAGACCAACTGA
- a CDS encoding CopD family protein: MLAFALPYTLHVLAALVWVGGMFFAWLVLRPATVAALEGPARLRLWVEVFRRFFGWVWLAVAILAISGIGMLHLRFSGFETAPKYVQVMIGGGIVMFALFMRIQALLLPELKTAVQAEDWPTGAAVLGRIRRMVGVNLLLGLAVVAVASSRLMI; this comes from the coding sequence ATGCTCGCCTTTGCCCTGCCCTACACACTGCATGTTCTGGCTGCCCTGGTATGGGTCGGCGGCATGTTCTTCGCCTGGCTGGTGCTGCGCCCGGCAACGGTTGCGGCCCTTGAAGGGCCTGCGCGGCTGCGGCTGTGGGTGGAAGTTTTCCGACGCTTCTTTGGCTGGGTCTGGCTGGCGGTGGCGATCTTGGCGATAAGTGGTATCGGCATGTTGCACTTGCGTTTCAGCGGTTTCGAGACTGCACCGAAGTACGTACAGGTGATGATCGGTGGGGGCATCGTCATGTTTGCCTTGTTCATGCGCATTCAGGCGTTGCTGCTGCCGGAGTTGAAGACGGCGGTCCAAGCCGAGGACTGGCCGACGGGGGCGGCGGTGCTCGGGCGCATTCGGCGGATGGTGGGGGTCAACCTGCTGCTGGGCCTGGCCGTGGTTGCTGTGGCCAGCTCGCGCCTGATGATCTGA
- a CDS encoding beta-galactosidase, with amino-acid sequence MVRLTLPAVFALLFSSPLLAGQQTLFSFVRPASVVNVATEDAGMPQYNAEQTAEGEVLRRVVFNPAERPTLRLSPQGGAWDWSAGQFLTLRLQSGMDWALTVDVTVQGSDGGTLTSRIDLPAGPAQTVMVPLTASSPLSQGMRAGPPMPWSHGGQRLLLTSSAGAVDLKQVASVSLSIPNPKVAQSLLIERVGIQDDDLAYKAAYQDLIDAYGQSTRGNWPEKVANDEQLKAADTREQQQLKGWLAERGRQQLDGYGGLLAGPAFEAKGFFRTEKRDGRWYLVTPEGHPFYSLGVNAVAADGGRTYVAGREGMFKALPGEGDALAAFYGEGNNDDGNASSQGRNFKQGRWFDFYAANLQRTYGKPCPPAAEGQPVNCPPQVLDAARWQTHALDRLQAWGFNTVGNWSEPALGQAKRMPYTLPLSIVGDYASISTGMDWWGSMPDPFDPRFAMATERAVAIAARDHRDDPWLIGYFADNELAWAAPGSDPKARYGLAYGTLRLTTDVPAKRAFLKQLRDKYRNQQGLSKAWGIELAAWELMEDPGFEAPLPDPEHPEIERDYQHFQQVFAETYFKTIADSLKWHAPNHLLLGGRYAVSTPEAVKACAEFCDVLSFNFYTLKPQDGYDFARLAELDKPVLVSEFQFGSRDRGPFWPGPLELAREEDRGPAYGNFLKAALAQPMIVGAHWFQYLDQPASGRLLDGENGHLGLVAITDVPYPGFVDAVRKGNLQAMAQLRTQLEKQAP; translated from the coding sequence ATGGTCCGCCTCACCCTGCCCGCCGTTTTCGCCCTGCTGTTCAGCTCGCCCTTGCTGGCTGGGCAGCAGACGCTGTTCAGCTTCGTGCGCCCGGCCTCGGTGGTCAATGTGGCAACCGAGGATGCCGGCATGCCCCAGTACAACGCCGAGCAGACGGCCGAAGGCGAGGTGTTGCGGCGTGTGGTGTTCAACCCGGCCGAGCGGCCGACCCTGCGGCTGAGCCCGCAAGGTGGGGCGTGGGACTGGTCCGCCGGGCAGTTCCTCACCTTGCGCCTGCAGAGTGGCATGGACTGGGCGCTGACAGTGGATGTCACGGTGCAAGGCAGCGATGGCGGCACATTGACCAGCCGGATTGACCTGCCGGCCGGTCCCGCGCAAACCGTGATGGTGCCGCTGACGGCCAGCTCGCCGCTGAGCCAGGGCATGCGCGCCGGGCCGCCCATGCCGTGGAGCCATGGCGGCCAGCGCTTGCTGCTGACCAGCAGCGCTGGCGCGGTGGACCTCAAACAGGTGGCCTCGGTCAGCCTGAGCATCCCCAACCCCAAGGTGGCGCAGAGCCTGCTGATCGAGCGGGTGGGGATCCAGGATGACGACCTGGCCTACAAGGCGGCGTACCAGGATCTGATCGATGCCTACGGCCAGTCCACTCGCGGCAATTGGCCCGAGAAGGTTGCCAATGACGAGCAGCTCAAGGCGGCCGATACGCGTGAACAGCAGCAGCTCAAGGGCTGGCTGGCTGAGCGGGGCAGGCAGCAACTGGACGGCTACGGCGGGCTGCTGGCCGGGCCGGCGTTCGAGGCCAAAGGTTTTTTTCGCACCGAAAAGCGTGATGGGCGCTGGTACCTGGTAACGCCGGAGGGCCACCCGTTCTATTCTTTGGGGGTGAATGCCGTCGCCGCAGACGGCGGGCGTACCTACGTCGCCGGCCGTGAAGGCATGTTCAAGGCGTTGCCGGGCGAGGGCGATGCGCTGGCCGCATTCTACGGCGAAGGCAACAACGACGATGGCAATGCCTCGTCTCAAGGGCGCAACTTCAAGCAAGGGCGTTGGTTCGATTTCTATGCCGCCAACCTGCAACGTACCTACGGCAAACCCTGCCCGCCGGCCGCTGAAGGGCAGCCCGTTAATTGCCCGCCACAGGTACTGGACGCCGCCCGCTGGCAAACGCATGCGCTCGACCGTTTGCAGGCCTGGGGTTTCAACACGGTCGGCAACTGGAGCGAGCCCGCTCTGGGCCAGGCCAAACGTATGCCCTACACCTTGCCGCTGTCGATCGTGGGTGATTACGCCAGCATCAGCACTGGCATGGACTGGTGGGGCAGCATGCCCGACCCGTTCGACCCGCGTTTTGCCATGGCCACCGAGCGCGCAGTGGCCATTGCTGCCCGAGATCACCGTGACGACCCTTGGCTGATCGGCTACTTCGCCGACAATGAACTGGCCTGGGCTGCCCCCGGCAGCGACCCTAAAGCACGGTATGGCCTGGCCTACGGCACTTTGCGCCTGACCACAGATGTACCGGCCAAGCGCGCCTTCCTCAAGCAGCTGCGCGACAAGTACCGTAACCAGCAAGGGCTGTCCAAGGCCTGGGGCATCGAACTGGCCGCCTGGGAACTCATGGAAGACCCGGGCTTCGAAGCACCGCTGCCCGACCCGGAACATCCGGAAATCGAGCGCGACTACCAGCACTTCCAGCAAGTGTTCGCCGAGACCTACTTCAAGACCATTGCCGACTCACTGAAGTGGCACGCCCCCAATCACCTGCTGCTCGGTGGTCGCTATGCGGTCAGCACGCCGGAGGCGGTCAAGGCCTGTGCCGAGTTCTGCGATGTACTCAGCTTCAACTTCTATACCCTCAAGCCACAGGACGGCTACGATTTCGCCCGCCTGGCCGAACTGGACAAGCCGGTGCTGGTGTCCGAGTTCCAGTTCGGCTCGCGTGATCGCGGGCCATTCTGGCCGGGGCCGCTGGAGCTGGCGCGGGAAGAAGACCGCGGTCCGGCCTATGGCAACTTCCTCAAGGCGGCCCTGGCGCAGCCGATGATCGTTGGCGCGCACTGGTTCCAATACCTCGACCAGCCAGCCAGTGGTCGGCTACTTGACGGCGAGAACGGCCACCTTGGGCTGGTGGCGATCACCGATGTGCCGTACCCGGGTTTTGTCGACGCCGTACGCAAGGGCAACCTGCAGGCGATGGCCCAATTGCGCACCCAGCTGGAAAAACAGGCGCCCTGA
- the dinG gene encoding ATP-dependent DNA helicase DinG — MISNELKATIQGAYSRFLEAKSLKPRYGQRLMIAEVAKVLGDIACDDEGRRVGEPAVVAVEAGTGTGKTVAYSLAAIPAAKAAGKRLVIATATVALQEQIVFKDLPDLMRNSGLNFSFALAKGRGRYLCLSKLDILLQEGHAQSATAQLFEEEGFRIEVDERSQKLFNSMIEKLAGNRWDGDRDSWSEALEDQDWARLTTDHSQCTGRHCPNFQQCVFYKAREGMGKVDVIVTNHDMVLADLALGGGAVLPDPRDTVYVFDEGHHLPDKAIGHFAHYSRLRSTADWLEQTAKNLTKLLAQHPLPGDLGKYIEQVPELAREVRTQQQFMFTLCEQVADFRPSEDTEGRERPRYRFEGGVVPEQLREVGIELKKGFARLNDLFTRLADLLKEGMDGEVNIGIASHQAEEWYPLFGSLVTRAQGNWELWTAFTAEDPQDSPPMARWLTLAESGAMFDIEVNASPILAAEMLRRSLWSVAHGALVTSATLTALGKFDRFRMRSGLPRDAVTCVVPSPFVHGDAGLLRVPDLKADPRDAAAHTAAIIRELPNIVEDARGALVLFSSRKQMQDVFDGLDRDWRKLVLIQGNLSKQETLNKHKARVDDGQHSVLFGLASFAEGVDLPGAYCEHVVIAKIPFAVPDDPVEAALAEWIEARGGNPFMEIAVPDASLKLIQACGRLLRTEQDRGVITLLDRRLVTQRYGKAILNALPPFRREIC, encoded by the coding sequence ATGATCAGCAACGAACTCAAAGCCACCATCCAGGGCGCCTACTCGCGTTTTCTCGAAGCCAAGAGCCTCAAGCCCCGCTATGGCCAGCGCCTGATGATCGCCGAAGTGGCCAAGGTACTGGGCGACATTGCCTGCGACGATGAAGGCCGCCGCGTCGGCGAGCCTGCCGTGGTTGCCGTCGAGGCGGGCACCGGTACCGGCAAGACGGTGGCCTATAGCCTCGCCGCCATCCCGGCCGCCAAGGCAGCCGGCAAGCGCCTGGTGATTGCCACCGCCACCGTGGCCCTTCAGGAGCAGATCGTCTTCAAGGACCTGCCCGACCTGATGCGCAACAGCGGGCTCAATTTCAGCTTCGCCCTGGCCAAAGGCCGTGGCCGCTATCTGTGCCTGTCCAAGCTCGACATCCTCCTGCAGGAGGGCCACGCCCAGTCGGCTACCGCTCAGCTGTTCGAGGAAGAAGGCTTCCGCATCGAAGTCGACGAGCGCAGCCAGAAGCTGTTCAACAGCATGATCGAGAAGCTTGCCGGCAACCGCTGGGACGGCGACCGTGACAGCTGGTCAGAAGCCCTGGAAGACCAGGACTGGGCCCGGCTGACCACCGACCATAGTCAGTGCACCGGCCGACACTGCCCGAATTTCCAGCAGTGCGTGTTCTACAAGGCCCGTGAAGGCATGGGCAAGGTCGACGTGATCGTTACCAACCATGACATGGTGCTGGCCGACCTGGCCCTGGGCGGCGGTGCGGTGCTGCCTGACCCGCGCGACACCGTGTATGTGTTCGACGAAGGCCATCACCTGCCAGACAAGGCCATCGGCCACTTCGCCCATTATTCCCGCCTGCGCTCCACCGCAGACTGGCTGGAGCAGACCGCCAAGAACCTGACCAAGCTGCTGGCCCAGCACCCGCTGCCCGGCGATCTGGGCAAGTACATCGAGCAGGTCCCAGAGCTGGCGCGGGAAGTGCGCACCCAGCAGCAGTTCATGTTCACCCTCTGCGAGCAGGTGGCCGACTTCCGTCCCAGTGAAGACACCGAGGGCCGTGAGCGCCCCCGCTATCGCTTCGAAGGCGGCGTCGTGCCGGAGCAGCTGCGCGAAGTGGGTATCGAGCTGAAGAAGGGTTTTGCCCGCCTCAACGATCTGTTCACCCGTCTGGCCGACCTGCTCAAGGAAGGCATGGACGGCGAGGTCAACATTGGCATCGCCAGCCACCAGGCCGAGGAGTGGTACCCGTTGTTCGGCAGCCTGGTCACCCGTGCCCAGGGCAACTGGGAACTGTGGACAGCCTTTACCGCCGAAGACCCGCAAGACAGCCCGCCCATGGCTCGCTGGCTGACGTTGGCCGAAAGCGGGGCGATGTTCGACATCGAAGTCAACGCCAGCCCCATCCTCGCTGCCGAAATGCTTCGCCGCAGCCTGTGGAGCGTTGCCCACGGCGCGTTGGTGACCTCGGCGACGTTGACCGCGCTGGGTAAATTCGACCGCTTCCGCATGCGCTCGGGTTTGCCGCGTGACGCGGTCACCTGTGTGGTGCCCAGCCCGTTCGTGCACGGCGACGCCGGTCTGTTGCGGGTGCCCGACCTCAAGGCCGACCCACGCGACGCAGCGGCGCACACCGCCGCCATCATCCGTGAGCTGCCGAACATCGTCGAAGATGCCCGCGGCGCACTGGTGCTGTTCTCCTCGCGCAAGCAGATGCAGGACGTGTTCGATGGCCTGGACCGTGACTGGCGCAAGCTGGTACTTATCCAGGGCAACCTGTCCAAGCAGGAAACCCTGAACAAGCACAAGGCGCGGGTCGACGATGGCCAGCACAGCGTGCTGTTCGGCCTGGCAAGCTTTGCCGAGGGTGTCGACCTGCCTGGCGCCTATTGCGAGCATGTGGTGATTGCCAAAATTCCGTTTGCCGTGCCCGATGACCCGGTCGAAGCCGCGCTGGCCGAGTGGATCGAGGCCCGTGGCGGCAACCCGTTCATGGAAATTGCCGTACCCGACGCCTCGCTGAAGCTGATCCAGGCCTGCGGTCGCCTGCTGCGTACCGAGCAGGATCGCGGTGTCATTACCTTGCTTGACCGGCGCCTGGTCACCCAGCGCTATGGCAAGGCTATTCTCAATGCGCTGCCGCCGTTCCGGCGGGAGATTTGCTGA
- a CDS encoding collagen-like triple helix repeat-containing protein has translation MRNLMLLAMLAAPLAQAESLEVAANSMLRLPDKSASVHFTHLRVADAATLLLPASLAQLTVDHLELGRDARIAIAPSDSPLVIEARSARLGEGSEFSAPGAAGSYQRAARPGRSLDLKLAEVDAERVAIDARGGAGAPGYVGLDGGNGQAGGCTWGQASRGANGDDGGNGHDGAPGGRIRLSVPQGFAQERVVVRLEGGAPGKPGAAGKAGKGGASKGCLVYSTDAGANGRPGQPGQPGLAGAAGELILQHL, from the coding sequence ATGCGTAATTTGATGTTGCTGGCCATGTTGGCCGCTCCCTTGGCCCAGGCTGAAAGCCTGGAAGTCGCCGCCAATTCCATGCTGCGCCTGCCCGACAAGTCGGCCAGCGTGCATTTCACGCACCTGCGTGTCGCCGATGCGGCAACCCTGCTGCTGCCAGCCTCGCTTGCGCAATTGACGGTCGATCACCTGGAACTGGGCCGTGATGCGCGTATCGCCATTGCACCCTCCGACAGCCCCCTGGTCATCGAGGCGCGTAGTGCGAGGTTGGGTGAAGGCAGTGAATTCAGTGCCCCCGGAGCGGCGGGTAGTTATCAGCGGGCAGCTCGGCCAGGCCGCAGCCTGGACCTGAAACTGGCTGAAGTGGATGCCGAGCGGGTGGCGATCGATGCCCGTGGTGGCGCGGGGGCGCCGGGTTATGTGGGCCTTGATGGTGGCAACGGGCAGGCGGGTGGTTGCACCTGGGGCCAGGCCAGCCGTGGTGCCAATGGCGATGACGGCGGCAACGGGCACGATGGTGCGCCGGGCGGGCGCATCCGCCTCAGCGTGCCGCAGGGGTTCGCGCAAGAGCGCGTTGTCGTGCGCCTGGAGGGTGGCGCCCCAGGCAAGCCCGGGGCGGCGGGCAAGGCGGGTAAAGGTGGGGCTAGCAAGGGTTGCCTGGTGTACAGCACCGATGCTGGCGCCAATGGCCGGCCAGGGCAGCCTGGGCAGCCCGGCCTGGCAGGCGCCGCAGGTGAGCTGATTCTGCAACACCTGTAA
- the nhaA gene encoding Na+/H+ antiporter NhaA → MRSLFTRFFQLEAASGLLLIAAAVLALIINNSPLSYLYSGLLDVPVAVQVGALNIAKPLLLWINDGLMALFFLLIGLEVKREVVDGHLSKPSQVILPATAAVGGMVVPALIYWFINRDNPAAVAGWAIPTATDIAFALGVLALLGKRVPVSLKLFLMTLAIIDDLGAIIVIALFYSGTLSSVSLLLAAACLVVLIAMNRLGVVKLGPYMIVGLILWVCVLKSGVHATLAGVALALCIPLRTRNAETSPLLSLEHALHPWVAYAILPLFAFANAGVSLAGMTVESFTHPVPMGIAIGLLMGKTVGVFGLTWVAVKLRLAALPAGAGWGQILGVAILCGIGFTMSLFVGSLAFAPGSSDYAGMDRMGILTGSFFAAVIGYAVTALASRKNSAG, encoded by the coding sequence GTGCGTAGCCTGTTTACCCGATTCTTCCAGCTTGAAGCCGCCAGCGGTCTGCTGCTGATCGCCGCCGCCGTTCTGGCCCTGATCATCAACAACTCACCCCTGTCCTATCTGTACAGCGGCCTGCTCGACGTCCCCGTCGCCGTCCAGGTCGGCGCGCTGAATATCGCCAAGCCTTTGTTGCTGTGGATCAATGACGGCCTGATGGCCCTGTTCTTCCTGCTCATTGGCCTGGAGGTCAAACGCGAGGTGGTCGATGGTCACCTGTCCAAGCCCTCCCAGGTGATCCTGCCCGCCACTGCTGCTGTGGGCGGCATGGTGGTGCCGGCGCTCATCTACTGGTTCATCAACCGTGACAACCCGGCGGCCGTGGCCGGCTGGGCGATCCCCACCGCCACCGACATCGCCTTCGCCCTCGGCGTGCTGGCCCTGTTGGGCAAACGCGTACCGGTTTCGCTCAAGCTGTTCCTGATGACCCTGGCGATCATTGACGACCTTGGTGCAATCATCGTCATCGCCCTTTTCTACTCAGGCACCTTGTCGAGCGTATCGCTGCTGCTGGCAGCGGCCTGCCTGGTGGTGCTGATCGCGATGAACCGGCTTGGGGTGGTCAAGCTTGGGCCGTACATGATCGTTGGCCTGATCCTGTGGGTCTGCGTACTCAAGAGCGGCGTGCACGCCACGCTGGCCGGTGTCGCCCTGGCCTTGTGTATCCCGCTGCGTACACGCAACGCCGAGACTTCGCCGCTATTGTCCCTTGAGCATGCCCTGCACCCTTGGGTTGCCTATGCGATCCTGCCGCTGTTTGCCTTCGCCAATGCTGGCGTCTCACTGGCAGGCATGACCGTGGAAAGCTTCACCCACCCGGTGCCGATGGGCATTGCGATTGGCCTGCTGATGGGCAAGACCGTGGGCGTTTTCGGCCTGACTTGGGTAGCGGTCAAGCTGCGCCTGGCAGCGCTGCCTGCGGGTGCTGGCTGGGGGCAGATACTGGGGGTGGCGATACTCTGCGGTATTGGCTTCACCATGAGCCTGTTTGTTGGCTCACTCGCCTTTGCACCAGGCAGCAGTGATTACGCGGGCATGGATCGCATGGGGATCCTTACCGGCTCGTTCTTCGCCGCAGTGATCGGCTACGCCGTTACCGCCCTGGCCAGCCGAAAAAACAGTGCTGGTTGA
- a CDS encoding EstA family serine hydrolase, which yields MQIQGHYELKFEAVREAFAALFEDPQERGAALCIQVGGETVVDLWAGSADKDGQQAWHSDTIANLFSCTKTFTAVTALQLVGEGKLALDAPVANYWPEFAQAGKQSITLRQLLSHRAGLPAIRELLPAEALYDWGTMVNALAAETPWWTPGREHGYAAITYGWLIGELIRRADGRGPGDSIVARTARPLGLDFHVGLADEEFYRVAHIARGKGNQGDAAAQRLLQVTMREPEALSTRAFTNPPAILTSTNKPEWRRMQQPAANGHGNARSLAGFYAGLLDGSLLESELLDELTREHSLGQDRTLLTQTRFGLGCMLDQPDVSNATFGLGARAFGHPGAGGSVGFADPEHDVAFGFVVNTLGPYVLMDPRAQNLVRVLADCL from the coding sequence GTGCAGATCCAGGGTCACTATGAGCTGAAGTTCGAAGCCGTGCGCGAAGCCTTTGCCGCGCTGTTCGAAGATCCCCAGGAGCGTGGCGCTGCGCTGTGCATCCAGGTCGGTGGCGAAACCGTCGTCGACCTGTGGGCCGGCAGTGCCGACAAGGATGGCCAGCAGGCCTGGCACAGCGACACCATCGCCAACCTGTTCTCCTGTACCAAAACGTTCACCGCGGTCACCGCCCTGCAACTGGTGGGCGAGGGCAAGTTGGCCCTCGATGCCCCTGTGGCCAACTACTGGCCCGAGTTCGCCCAGGCTGGTAAACAGTCGATCACCTTGCGCCAGCTGCTCAGCCACCGCGCCGGGTTGCCGGCCATCCGTGAGTTGTTGCCGGCCGAAGCCCTGTATGACTGGGGGACCATGGTCAATGCCCTGGCGGCTGAAACGCCATGGTGGACGCCGGGTCGCGAGCACGGTTATGCCGCCATCACCTACGGCTGGCTGATCGGCGAGCTGATTCGCCGCGCCGATGGCCGGGGCCCTGGCGACTCGATCGTGGCCCGTACCGCTCGCCCGTTGGGGTTGGACTTTCATGTTGGCCTGGCAGATGAGGAGTTCTACCGCGTGGCGCATATCGCCCGGGGCAAAGGCAACCAAGGGGATGCCGCAGCGCAGCGCCTGCTGCAGGTGACGATGCGCGAACCCGAGGCGCTGTCGACCCGTGCTTTCACCAACCCGCCGGCGATCCTGACCAGCACCAACAAACCGGAATGGCGGCGTATGCAACAGCCAGCGGCCAATGGCCATGGCAATGCCCGCAGCCTGGCGGGTTTCTATGCCGGGTTGCTGGACGGCAGCCTGCTCGAATCCGAACTGCTTGATGAACTGACCCGCGAGCACAGCCTCGGACAGGACCGCACCTTGCTCACCCAGACCCGCTTTGGCCTGGGCTGCATGCTCGACCAGCCCGACGTATCCAATGCCACCTTTGGCCTGGGTGCCCGTGCCTTCGGCCACCCAGGGGCCGGTGGCTCGGTTGGTTTTGCCGACCCGGAGCATGACGTGGCCTTCGGTTTCGTGGTCAATACCCTCGGCCCGTATGTGCTCATGGATCCCCGAGCACAGAATCTGGTACGTGTCCTTGCCGACTGCCTTTGA
- a CDS encoding DUF1145 domain-containing protein, which produces MKFILGLGKVLTVAFWGVVLFNQLMPQPLPFNLLINAAGIVLFSLHLLEVLFFNGSLRGRSHRWFDRLQILLTGIFHVMSIPRAQEAPRNA; this is translated from the coding sequence ATGAAGTTCATCCTGGGCCTGGGCAAGGTTCTGACGGTCGCTTTCTGGGGTGTGGTGTTGTTCAATCAATTGATGCCACAACCTTTGCCCTTCAATCTGTTGATCAATGCCGCCGGCATCGTCCTGTTCAGCTTGCACCTCCTCGAAGTGCTGTTCTTCAATGGCAGCTTGCGTGGGCGCAGCCACCGCTGGTTCGACCGTTTGCAGATCCTGTTGACGGGTATCTTCCATGTCATGTCCATTCCCCGTGCGCAGGAGGCGCCCCGAAATGCGTAA
- a CDS encoding glycine zipper 2TM domain-containing protein, producing the protein MRKSALLVATFTTMSLLLGGCASSLTGDSYSRDEARRVQTVRMGTIESLRPVKIEGTKTPIGGGAGAIVGGVAGSAVGGGRGSIVAAVIGAVAGGLAGSAAEEGLTRTQGVEITVREDDGSMRAYVQAVQENEIFRVGDRVRIMTVDGTSRVSH; encoded by the coding sequence ATGCGTAAATCCGCTTTGCTGGTGGCGACTTTTACCACCATGTCGTTGCTGCTGGGGGGCTGTGCCTCGAGCCTGACCGGTGACAGCTACTCCCGTGATGAAGCCCGCCGCGTGCAAACCGTGCGCATGGGCACCATCGAATCCCTGCGCCCGGTCAAGATCGAGGGTACCAAGACCCCGATCGGCGGTGGCGCTGGCGCCATCGTCGGTGGCGTGGCCGGCAGCGCCGTGGGCGGCGGCCGTGGCAGCATCGTTGCTGCCGTGATCGGTGCCGTGGCCGGTGGCCTGGCGGGTTCCGCTGCCGAGGAAGGCCTGACCCGTACCCAAGGCGTCGAAATCACCGTGCGTGAGGACGATGGCAGCATGCGTGCCTATGTGCAGGCCGTGCAGGAGAATGAAATCTTCCGCGTCGGCGACCGTGTGCGCATCATGACAGTTGACGGTACCAGCCGCGTCTCGCACTGA
- the pdxH gene encoding pyridoxamine 5'-phosphate oxidase produces MTQSLADMRRDYTRDGLAEAQAPGEPFALFHQWFADAVKTEQVPVEANAMTLATVDGEGRPHCRVLLLKGLDEQGFTFFTNYESAKGQQLQANPFAAMTFFWPALERQVRIEGRVEKVTAKESDDYYQVRPLGSRLGAWASPQSRVIAGREELEGLVKATEARFSDTQPHCPEHWGGYRLLPERIEFWQGRASRLHDRLNYRLVDGQWLRERLAP; encoded by the coding sequence ATGACCCAATCCCTGGCCGATATGCGCCGCGACTACACCCGTGATGGCCTGGCCGAAGCCCAGGCACCGGGGGAGCCGTTTGCCCTGTTCCACCAGTGGTTTGCCGATGCGGTGAAAACCGAGCAGGTACCCGTGGAAGCCAACGCCATGACCCTGGCCACTGTGGACGGCGAAGGCCGCCCGCATTGCCGTGTACTGCTGCTGAAGGGGCTCGACGAGCAGGGTTTCACTTTCTTCACCAACTACGAAAGCGCCAAGGGCCAGCAACTGCAAGCCAACCCCTTTGCCGCCATGACGTTCTTCTGGCCGGCGCTGGAGCGCCAGGTGCGTATCGAAGGGCGAGTGGAAAAGGTCACCGCCAAGGAGTCGGACGACTACTACCAGGTGCGCCCGCTGGGCAGCCGCCTGGGGGCCTGGGCTTCGCCGCAAAGCCGGGTGATTGCCGGTCGTGAAGAGCTGGAAGGTTTGGTCAAGGCCACTGAAGCGCGCTTCTCCGACACCCAGCCGCACTGCCCTGAACATTGGGGTGGGTATCGCCTGTTGCCTGAGCGCATCGAGTTCTGGCAGGGGCGGGCGAGCCGCCTGCATGACCGGTTGAACTACCGGCTGGTGGATGGGCAATGGCTGCGCGAGCGGCTGGCACCCTGA